The DNA sequence GGATTCCATGATATCATGAGGTGGCATAGAATTTGATGATCTGTTTGGACCATTAAATTGtagttaaaatttaataaaaattatttagcaattattaaaaaacttaaaaaaactCATTTTGTTATTGGACCATTTAATGGTTCAAACGTTCTCGGATCATCAAATTCTATGCCAGCTCATGATATCATGGAGCCCTTCCAAAGATCATAAAGCCTCCTCAAAAGCTTTAAAAGATCACCACAATCATCTATACAATTTGTAAAGTTTGATGTTATTTCTGGTAAAGCATCTTACCGTTCAAAAAAAGCCTTAAAACAGGCAGCAAAGTCCtgtaaaattaattcaaaatcaCCTACATAATATATTGTTTGCATAATAGTTTGTGTGACAACAGTAGCTTATTAATAGTATTGTATAGATCATTTAGTGTGCTTATGGGTAAGATTTTAAGTAGCAAAAGGAAAAGCATGTCAATGCATTATTCATAATACTTCAATGCCTCATGTAGTGAAACTTGTGCAAGCATAAACTGCTGGATCCCTTCTATGATTTATGCTTATATTCCATTAACAAAAAAACCGTGGAACCCCAACACAGTTTCTGGCAAAATTCAGCATTAATGTAAACCGCGGGATCCATCAATGGTTTATGTATATTTTGAGACTGTAAGACTCTCCTgtgatttatataattttgtaaaaaattgtatttttgtatttaaattataaaagttgtATTTCGGTAATTTTGGAAcccaaatattttatttttgtaaattatCCTAATTAAAAGTTGACATTATTTTGAATATTATAATTTTGATTTACTgataacataaaatattttatacaattatttaattctattatttttttatgattattcatatcattaatgtaaaaaataaattttttaatataatattatataattaaatatacatataaaattattttatattaataatatatcaaaattaaattctatttaaaGTTGAAAAGAGTATTGTATTgaacaaaagataataaaaataatatgcaATGTACtctattaaattaataataactaatacaCGAAATTACATcaaacgaaaataaaaaaagaagtatttatttatttatttatttttatttttgggcacaagaaaaaaaaaaaaaaaacacagaaAGAAAACAATCCAACGTGGTTAACGATGTTTTCATTTTCAAACACTTTTCAACGCTCTTTCTCTCTTTCCCTTTTCCACACTCAAAAACCCACTGTCTTTGGCTTTGCCTCCTCTTTCTGCTAAGAACCCAAAACCCCCATTATACAAAACCAAACAAGAGATTAAAAAAGATTgcttttttattcttattaccCCCTTCAGTTTCATTTATGCTTTTCAAATTAAAACCATCACCACCACCGATGAGCTAGGGTTGCAGCTTCACCACCATTGCTAAAACAAACATTATTACTCACTTCAGTTTTGATTACAATGGGTAAGAATCTCTTGATTCTTCTTGGTCTCACTCTCTTGCTTCTCTTATTTGGAACCTTCTCAGTCTCAGCTGCACCATCCACTACTTCCCCTGCTAGTAAGTTTAGTTCACCAGTTTTTGGTGCCATGCAATTTTCACTTTTCAGCTCCCATTTTGATCAAAgttgtgttctttagctcactTTTCCTCATGCCCTTCTTCTCATTCCTCAGAAATTGTTACTGGTTTTCTCTCCAATGCTGTGCCAGCTTTCACCAAGTGGGTGTGGTCCCTCAAGGCAACAACAAAAACGGGTAAGTTTGGATCTGTGTTTAGCAATCGCCCACGTTGTGTTTTTTGGTGTTCTTGTGGTGGTTGATTTGTTAGACTTTGAATATGTTTGTGTGCTTGTGTGCTTTTTCTTATTGAATgtatgttttgttttgtttgcttgCTGCAGCGGTTTCCAGCAGGTCGATGATGAAGTTTGAGAGTGGTTACAATGTGGAGACAGTGTTTGATGGAAGCAAGCTTGGAATTGAGCCTTATTCTGTTGAGTTGTTGCCCAATGGGGAGCTTCTCATTCTGGATTCTTCCAACAGCAACCTTTACAGGATCTCATCTTCACTTTCTTTGTGTAAGTGTTGCCAAATGTTGGTTTGCTTCTGCTGTAAAGTGTTTGTAATTGCAATGGAGATAAGCAATTGAACCAATGTGCATCTGAATATCGCATTTGTAAGATTATGAGCTTAACGAATATGTATCATGAGATTGTACTGCATTTTCAGGTGTAACAGTAACCTGAGGGACTTATCTTTTTTCCATATAATATCCTGTGTGACAGTTAGACTCCTTGGATGTGTATATTTCATTAATTTGAGAATGATCATGTTCATGGCAATTCTGCAGATAGCAGACCGAAGCTGGTTGCGGGCTCTGCGGAAGGTTATACTGGACATGTTGATGGAAAACACAGGGAGGCTAGGATGAACCATCCGAAGGGGATAACGGTTGATGACCGAGGGAATATCTATGTTGCAGATACTACTAACATGGCAATTAGGAAAATTAGTGATTCAGGTAGAATAAGCATTCATCTTCTAAACTCCCTCTTGGGTCAATGTTTTAATGTCTTCATATTGGCTAAATGAGAAATATAAACTTTGGTTGTCTGGATATTCTAGAAATTTGTGAATCTTTTGTGTGTTTGCACCCTTATAAAACTGTTACAAGATATTGGAATCGGAGCCGGGAATTTTTATTGGATTAACATTTCTATTCAGGGGTTACTACAATTGCAGGAGGAAAATGGATTCGTGGAGGGGGCCATGTTGATGGACCAAGTGAAGAAGCTAAGTTTTCTGATGACTTTGACGTGGTTTATGTTGGTAGTAGTTGTTCCTTACTCGTCATAGACAGAGGAAACCGAGCGATCAGGGAAATTCAACTTCACTTTGATGACTGTGCCTATCAATATGGTAGCGGATTCCCACTTGGTAAAGTATATCCTTTAAGTTCTACTGTAGAAAATTCTGTTAGCTGTTAACTACAAATATAGACTGATTGCAGTCATTGTTGCAGGGATTGCAATGCTTGTTGGGGCCGGCTTCTTTGGTTATATGCTGGCACTGTTGCAGCGAAGACTCGGTACAATTGTTGGTTCACAGGATGTGAGCACTTAGTCTTGTCTTCTCCCTTGTGCACTATTCTATATGTGAATGATATGGGAAACTTGATTAGCCATTAATGGATATAGATCTCCGTCGATAGTAACATCAATGGATTAACATGTGGCAGATATTTAAAATTGTTGTTCTTAAAGTTAAACcaatgttttttgtaggatcaGGTTCAAGTGATGTCTTCCGTTTCACCTAGTCCTTTTCAACAGCCCATGAAATCTGTGAGGCCTCCCTTGATTCCATCCGAATTCGAACCTGAAAAGCAAGAGGAAGGCTTCTTTGGGTCCCTTGGAAAGCTACTTGCCAATGCCTCTGCATCAATGGTGGAGATAATGGGAGGAATATTTCCTGTTTTCAGAAGAAAACCACAAAGCTACAAGTTTCAAAGACAACCTCTGGTCCCACTGCAACATCAAAAGCAAGCTTGGCCGGCGCAGGAAAGTTTCGTGATTCCTGATGGAGATGAGCCTCCTTCTATTGACATGAGAACCCCAACCCCTCGAAAAACATACCCTTTCATGTCTAAAGACGCCGAGAAAATGCAGCAATTAAGGCAAAGTAGAGCATTTTACAATGGATGGGACGGTGATCTTCAGCAGCAGCAACTGCAGCAGCAGCAACAACCACAAAGACATCATCATTGTCATCAGTATCAGTCATCGACCCCTCACACTTACTTCGAGCAAAGCCGCGAGACAACCAATGAGATAGTGTTCGGGGCGGTGCAGGAACAAGATGGTAAGGAGGAGTCTGTGGTAATCAAGCCTGTGAACTATGGTGACTCGCTATATGAACATCacaatatccggtctagagTGAATTCCATGGGTTATACCCACAGGTATTGAGTGTATACAGTTTAGGAATTTTAGAAGTAACAAAGCCTCAATCCATCTTTTGATTGGAGAGGGAAAATGAAGAAATCAAGTAGTTAGTATAATGATTTCTTTCAGATGTATCTTAGCAAGGAGAAGCTGGTCATTATGATGTGAATTGTTTTATTCAGTTTTGCCAAATTTAGGTTGCTGTATTATTTTAGATCAATAGATTCTGCATTTTACTTCTTATGATCTTATCACAAAATGATCAATAGTTCTTtgggaagaaaaaaaaaaactattttcttttctgttctgAACCTTTTTCATTTGAACTTGAGCTTGCTCTTCCTAGATTACCAAATTTCAACAAGTTGTCTAAAATTCTAACCAGACAAAATCAAGAATTCAAGACTAGTTCAGCTTTTGGTTATgtttctcatctcatttgcaATGGCATGCATGACTGGATTGAAATCTCTTGAGAATGATAAGAGTTTCTTCACATTATgctttgaatttgaataaaggGACAGATACTTATTACTTTCATTGGTGATCCACATCCACCAAGAAATTATTAGTAATAATAGAGGATAGAAGATTCTGTTAGGAACCGAAAAGTGGTATTTTTTATTCCAAACTTAGATTTCTAAACACCAACCAAAGGATTAATAAGGTGGGTGAGAAGTattttccaaaattaatttattgctATTATGATCATGATGTGACGTGTATGGAGCTACCATAACACAAATTAAGTTATGATGACTTAcattatttattgaatttagggtttagggtcaTACATTGTTAGTCATGATGAACTAATATAGAGAAATGATTTTCTTCCAAACAAGAAATTGAAACTTTATAAGCAGTAATAATGACTTTTTCTAGGTCTACATCTTATGATATCTTCTAGGGTTATCACTTTTCTACACCTAATAATTGAGAATTTGAGATGGATTGAGTTTTCGTTACTATATGGACACCATATCTAGATACCAATTTttgttatttctagttttctgctcttcattcatttttttaattgaaaatcAAAGTTAGAAacttaaacaaaaataaaatattaaaaaaattaggtaGTGTCAAATATAAGATTCATATAGCAATAATCTTACTTTATAACCTAAAGTTAAAAGTAATATTTTGCTATTTTCTATTGCTATTACCTTATAAcataataaaattatctttggaattttttaaatttagagcAATATTCTTCGACAACCAATATAAAAACATAGTCGAACCccatgacatgaatcaaagacaTTATTGCGCTAAAGCTAGGTCGTTGTCCAGAAGCAACGCGCTGTATGGCTCGAGTGCGGTGTCAAATGAGTAAGAGCTGCTGCATCGGTGCCCAGATGGagtgttaaatgagcaagggttcccgcgttttcgtgaacggacgagggtaaataagctagtttacaaagtaaaaggtaaatGTTGGAGCgacagaaggttgagatttgggacatggaatataggcactctaacaggaaagtccatggaggtggtggacaccatgacaaggagaaagattaacattatgtgcctacaagaaacaAAATGGGTTGGTGCGAATgctagggagttggatacttctggtttcaaattttggtatacaggaaaggtgaagaataggaatggggttggtattattgtggataagcagtggaagaaggacGTAGTAGATATCAAGAGGGTGGGAGATCGGATtatctctatcaaacttgtggtaGAGGGAGGTGCTTTTCATTtgattagcgcctatgcaccgcAAATGGGTTCAgacgaacaacacaagataaggttttgggaggatctagagagtttggtcCAAGACATACCTTTGTcagataagattttcttaggaggagatttaaatggccacGTTGGAAGAGAAGTGATTGGGTATGGAAGTATTCACAGAGGCCATGgtttcggggtgatcaatgCCGATGGTGAAACTATTTTAGACTTTTCCTCAACCTTTGACcttctcatcgcaaatacatgttttaaaaagagagacgaacatcttataacctataagagtggcatgacaagctctcaaattgacttcttcttgttgaggagagtcgaccataaattttgcattaattgtaaaattatcccaggaagagtttgacaacacaacataaggtgctcgtcatggattttcgcgttgagtaaaagttgaggaaaagatattataCGAAGAACCCAAAGACGAGGTGGTGGtggatgaaaggtgaggaacaaagaaacTTCTTAAGACGGGTAAGAGAAGAGGAAAGTGGGATGGGAAAGGAAGCGCAGAAGAGATGTGGAGGAAGATatcagaagttattagaagaacagcaaaagaaagctttggtgaatctaaatgaataggaccaagagacaaggagtcctggtggtggaatgcgaatatacaagaaaagataaagataaaaagggagtgctttaaagagtggtctttatgccgcaatgcagataatgggaaaaaatataaggcggctaagaaagagacaaaagtggctgtaagtgaagcaagaacaagagcatatgagagtctctaccagtctttgaGCACGAAAGAAGgggaaaaatgtatatatagaatcgcaaagaacggtgaaagaagaacgagagatttggatcaagttaagtgcataaaggataaggatggagaggtgCTGGCttaagaggagaagattaatgaaaggtggaagagctacttctacgagttatttaatgaaggacagaagactcttccaAGCCCtggtcgattatgcacaagggaagaagataaaaactttgactactataGAAGGATTTGAGACAtgttaagaaggatgatggagaggtatcgtagtaataaaagggatctacatatggtgtttatttatttggaaaaagcgtacgATAGAGTGCCAATGGAAGTCTTATaaaaggttttagaaaagaggagaataAGGATCAGATATATTcgtgcaattaaagacatgtatgatgaagccacaactagtgtgaagacttaAGATGGTGTGACAGAGAAATTTTCTATTGGTATAAGATTACATCAGGGATCATCCCTAAGTCCATATCTTTTCACAGTAGttttggaagtactcacagagcacatccaagagtcTGTgtcatggtgcatgctttttgccgatgatatcgtccttatgggagagttaagggaagacctaaataagaaattagacttatggagagaagctctagaagtgtatggttTGCACATAAGTCGTAGCAAGACGGAGTATATAGAATGTAAGTTTAGTCTGAGAAGGAAAAACcctaatatagaggtgaagatgggagaaaacatcctacaaaaaattaaaggttttaattatcttgggtgcatcatacaggataatggagagattgaacaggatgtaaatcatgggatccaagcaggttggttaAAATGGCTGAGTGCATCtagttttatatgcgacaagaaagtgcctttaaaacttaaaggtaaattctatcgcactactataagaccggctatgctttatgatacggagtgttgggcggccaAAGGAGAGTACGAACATAAGCTAAGTGTGgtagagatgaagatgttgagatgaaTGAGtagtcatacgcgattggataaaataaggaacgaAAATATAAGGGaaagagttggagtagcacccattgtggaaaagatggttgaatcgcggcTCAGGTgatttggacatgtgagaagaagaccgacaAAACACCCAATCAAGAAGGTGGATGAGATAGAAGATAGACAAGGAGTGAAAgacagaggaagacctaagaagaccatcaatgaggtggtcaaacgagatctacgtGTAAACGGTTTCTCTATAGACATAATATATGACAAAGTACAATgacgtcgtttgattcatgtagccgaccccatcTAGTGGgataaggctttgttgttgtagAGCAatattctttttcaaaaattatattttttaaaactaagttGTAGCCTGGATGTACAAATCAAATTTGACAGTGTAACCATGAATTGCTAATTGGTTGACAATATGACATTTATGTATATAAGGAAagggaagaaaaaaaatgatgttGATCAAAATATATGCACACTAGTTTACAGAACATTGATAACAAAGTACATACAACAAAGTATTCTCTTACAAACCACCATGTCTACGCTTAAGAACACCACCTTGATGAAGAATGCTACCTGTAGGAACCATGTTAGCCTGTATTATGACATCATCATCTCCATGGTACTCAAGAATCCCAACACTCTTTCCCCTAGTATTATTGAAGGTTCTTTTGCTGGTTGAGCCAATAAGTTCTTCATCAAAGCTTATCAATTCTTTCAACTGATCATGATACTTACTTGACTTTGTTACCTCACCACTGTTGCATGCATCTAAATCCATCAATGACACAGATTCTAGACATGGCCTTCGAGAAGCTAAGATGAATCTAAACAGAAGAAGATAAGAGACAATAAATTTCCCCAGTTGGATCAGGAACGAGCAGATATTGCTAGCAGCTGCGCTTTTGTTGCCGGAGTAGAGTATCTGAACTAGATTCCCCAGAGGTGTTAGGCAATGCTTCCATGTCGTGGCAAAATGGCAAGGGTTCAAACCTTCCTGTCTACACATCTCAGTTTGACAGGGTATAAGTTGACACTTTCACTTgtaaaatcatcaaaataaggttttttcttttgttttttttttggggggtaACTTACATTAGGGATGAGATACCTGCCAACTGCGATCCCAATCACCAAGCCTAGTAAACATGATAGTCCTAATCCTAAAGTCCAAATCATAGCTGCACCTAGCCCTGGACAAAAGAGAGTTTATTCATTATATTTGAATCATAGTTTCTAGTTTCTCTTTTCTAGGTAGATAAAAGGTTATAGTTTAGCATTATGTTATTTGGATTGACATATAATACAAAAGTGATCTACAAATAATTCTAAGGTTTAGAAGGGTCATGAATGTCAAGCAGAAATCTTCATTTTGTTTAACTCAGTTCAAGAAGTAACTAACAGAGTAATGGATTGCATTTTTATATTAGCATGTCAAAGGAAAGTTTAATATGCTAAACATAAGTAACTGGCACTATTGCCTTAAGTTGAACCTACTTGCCTTTGCTATCTTCATGAATCATGACATATTTTGACAAATATCACAAAATGATTAAACAAAACAGTGTCATAGCCTTGATTTCATAATCTATTCTTATATCCTTCTCTTTCAAAAGCTAAAGAAGGATGTTGTAGTAGAAATCATAATCAAGACAAATGTCTGTGCATTAACTTAATCTACCACAACCACACTATACTACTATGATTCAGATTGCAATCAACTACTACACTCTAGTGCAATATTTACACACTTACGGACCAGACTAAAGATTATTTAAATCAGTTTAACCTTTGAATGAAAAGTAATTTTAATGGTATCAATGAAGTCCAAAATGATGTTGAGGATGGAGAGAAACTTTATTACTGGGATGCTAATTCCAACAAGTGGATTAAAATCTCACCAGAGTTAGATCCAAAGGTACAATCCTCCTCCTTCAAATTAATCTGATGGATCAATTGATGCATATGATCTGAGACCAGTAAAGCACACAGGCCAGGAATAAACGCTAGCTCAAAATCATTTGAAAGTGATACATTTTGTGAAAGTCCATTTTTTCTGCTTGACTTTTCTGAGAAATCTCCAACAATTGTAGTCACACCTAGGAAAGACAAAAACAGACAAAAGAAATATCA is a window from the Arachis stenosperma cultivar V10309 chromosome 3, arast.V10309.gnm1.PFL2, whole genome shotgun sequence genome containing:
- the LOC130970040 gene encoding uncharacterized protein LOC130970040 isoform X2, producing the protein MASPSTFFLFLLFILLTFHANAESIILEEGFTVTTVLDGHKINVNPHSILQRSGSSDLILLDSTNSVFYTLQFPISSDSIVRRLSGDGSAGYKDGDVISAEFNKPKSFAVDLKGNVYVADKNNKAIRKISSNGVTTIVGDFSEKSSRKNGLSQNVSLSNDFELAFIPGLCALLVSDHMHQLIHQINLKEEDCTFGSNSGLGAAMIWTLGLGLSCLLGLVIGIAVGRQEGLNPCHFATTWKHCLTPLGNLVQILYSGNKSAAASNICSFLIQLGKFIVSYLLLFRFILASRRPCLESVSLMDLDACNSGEVTKSSKYHDQLKELISFDEELIGSTSKRTFNNTRGKSVGILEYHGDDDVIIQANMVPTGSILHQGGVLKRRHGGL
- the LOC130970040 gene encoding uncharacterized protein LOC130970040 isoform X1, which gives rise to MASPSTFFLFLLFILLTFHANAESIILEEGFTVTTVLDGHKINVNPHSILQRSGSSDLILLDSTNSVFYTLQFPISSDSIVRRLSGDGSAGYKDGDVISAEFNKPKSFAVDLKGNVYVADKNNKAIRKISSNGVTTIVGDFSEKSSRKNGLSQNVSLSNDFELAFIPGLCALLVSDHMHQLIHQINLKEEDCTFGSNSGLGAAMIWTLGLGLSCLLGLVIGIAVGRYLIPNEGLNPCHFATTWKHCLTPLGNLVQILYSGNKSAAASNICSFLIQLGKFIVSYLLLFRFILASRRPCLESVSLMDLDACNSGEVTKSSKYHDQLKELISFDEELIGSTSKRTFNNTRGKSVGILEYHGDDDVIIQANMVPTGSILHQGGVLKRRHGGL
- the LOC130969874 gene encoding uncharacterized protein LOC130969874 isoform X3; protein product: MGKNLLILLGLTLLLLLFGTFSVSAAPSTTSPAKIVTGFLSNAVPAFTKWVWSLKATTKTAVSSRSMMKFESGYNVETVFDGSKLGIEPYSVELLPNGELLILDSSNSNLYRISSSLSLYSRPKLVAGSAEGYTGHVDGKHREARMNHPKGITVDDRGNIYVADTTNMAIRKISDSGGKWIRGGGHVDGPSEEAKFSDDFDVVYVGSSCSLLVIDRGNRAIREIQLHFDDCAYQYGSGFPLGIAMLVGAGFFGYMLALLQRRLGTIVGSQDDQVQVMSSVSPSPFQQPMKSVRPPLIPSEFEPEKQEEGFFGSLGKLLANASASMVEIMGGIFPVFRRKPQSYKFQRQPLVPLQHQKQAWPAQESFVIPDGDEPPSIDMRTPTPRKTYPFMSKDAEKMQQLRQSRAFYNGWDGDLQQQQLQQQQQPQRHHHCHQYQSSTPHTYFEQSRETTNEIVFGAVQEQDGKEESVVIKPVNYGDSLYEHHNIRSRVNSMGYTHRY
- the LOC130969874 gene encoding uncharacterized protein LOC130969874 isoform X2; the protein is MGKNLLILLGLTLLLLLFGTFSVSAAPSTTSPAKIVTGFLSNAVPAFTKWVWSLKATTKTAVSSRSMMKFESGYNVETVFDGSKLGIEPYSVELLPNGELLILDSSNSNLYRISSSLSLYSRPKLVAGSAEGYTGHVDGKHREARMNHPKGITVDDRGNIYVADTTNMAIRKISDSGVTTIAGGKWIRGGGHVDGPSEEAKFSDDFDVVYVGSSCSLLVIDRGNRAIREIQLHFDDCAYQYGSGFPLGIAMLVGAGFFGYMLALLQRRLGTIVGSQDVQVMSSVSPSPFQQPMKSVRPPLIPSEFEPEKQEEGFFGSLGKLLANASASMVEIMGGIFPVFRRKPQSYKFQRQPLVPLQHQKQAWPAQESFVIPDGDEPPSIDMRTPTPRKTYPFMSKDAEKMQQLRQSRAFYNGWDGDLQQQQLQQQQQPQRHHHCHQYQSSTPHTYFEQSRETTNEIVFGAVQEQDGKEESVVIKPVNYGDSLYEHHNIRSRVNSMGYTHRY
- the LOC130970040 gene encoding uncharacterized protein LOC130970040 isoform X3; the encoded protein is MASPSTFFLFLLFILLTFHANAESIILEEGFTVTTVLDGHKINVNPHSILQRSGSSDLILLDSTNSVFYTLQFPISSDSIVRRLSGDGSAGYKDGDVISAEFNKPKSFAVDLKGNVYVADKNNKAIRKISSNGVTTIVGDFSEKSSRKNGLSQNVSLSNDFELAFIPGLCALLVSDHMHQLIHQINLKEEDCTFGSNSGLGAAMIWTLGLGLSCLLGLVIGIAVGRYLIPNTGRFEPLPFCHDMEALPNTSGESSSDTLLRQQKRSC
- the LOC130969874 gene encoding uncharacterized protein LOC130969874 isoform X1, which encodes MGKNLLILLGLTLLLLLFGTFSVSAAPSTTSPAKIVTGFLSNAVPAFTKWVWSLKATTKTAVSSRSMMKFESGYNVETVFDGSKLGIEPYSVELLPNGELLILDSSNSNLYRISSSLSLYSRPKLVAGSAEGYTGHVDGKHREARMNHPKGITVDDRGNIYVADTTNMAIRKISDSGVTTIAGGKWIRGGGHVDGPSEEAKFSDDFDVVYVGSSCSLLVIDRGNRAIREIQLHFDDCAYQYGSGFPLGIAMLVGAGFFGYMLALLQRRLGTIVGSQDDQVQVMSSVSPSPFQQPMKSVRPPLIPSEFEPEKQEEGFFGSLGKLLANASASMVEIMGGIFPVFRRKPQSYKFQRQPLVPLQHQKQAWPAQESFVIPDGDEPPSIDMRTPTPRKTYPFMSKDAEKMQQLRQSRAFYNGWDGDLQQQQLQQQQQPQRHHHCHQYQSSTPHTYFEQSRETTNEIVFGAVQEQDGKEESVVIKPVNYGDSLYEHHNIRSRVNSMGYTHRY